One Candidatus Glassbacteria bacterium genomic window, CATTGAAAGGGTATGAACACGCATGATTCACAGGGAAGCCGCCACATTCAAGCGCACCTATTCGGAGGATTTGGCCCTCTATCCTTATCCATTGCCCAAATACACCATGATGGCGGTGGTGGGGATTGTGTTCGCCGTTATTCCCATGGTGGCGTCGGATTATCTGCTGAGCCTGCTCAACCTGATCGGGATCGCCTCCCTGGGCGCCATCGGCCTGAATATCCTGGTGGGGTATACAGGCCAGATTTCCATCGGTCACGCGGCCTTCATGTCCGTGGGCGCTTATACCGCGGCCAACCTGGTAACCCGGCTCGATCTGCCCTGGTACCTCGCCATGCCGGCGGGAGGCGCCATGGCGGCCCTTGTGGGGGC contains:
- a CDS encoding branched-chain amino acid ABC transporter permease — encoded protein: MIHREAATFKRTYSEDLALYPYPLPKYTMMAVVGIVFAVIPMVASDYLLSLLNLIGIASLGAIGLNILVGYTGQISIGHAAFMSVGAYTAANLVTRLDLPWYLAMPAGGAMAALVGAFFGIPSLRIKGLYLAISTLAAQLIIEWTLNHVTWISGGVGASIYVPRPVIFGFTMKS